In Pseudomonadota bacterium, a single genomic region encodes these proteins:
- a CDS encoding ComF family protein: MTNTVHNLFNAVSEIIYPLHCGGCGSKGEILCKNCVTSFAFVEDATACPLCGRRIGKKIVCGECIEEERGFQEGRYGFYFENHLRDAIHAFKFDGRIDVGRNLTRLLKDNILYFSEIFDCIIPVPVTNKRLKERGFNQSFIIGEEISAITNKPLHHSVLYKSKSTKDQYALHRDERKKNIKGVFSVKNGDKIKGKRALLVDDLFTTGYTAKEASRMLLKAGAERIIFFALARTPS; the protein is encoded by the coding sequence TTGACAAATACGGTGCATAACTTATTTAATGCCGTTTCGGAAATCATATACCCCCTACACTGTGGCGGATGCGGTTCTAAAGGTGAAATACTCTGCAAGAATTGCGTCACATCATTTGCATTCGTAGAAGATGCGACGGCATGTCCCCTCTGTGGACGACGGATCGGAAAAAAGATCGTATGCGGTGAATGCATCGAAGAAGAAAGGGGGTTTCAGGAGGGTCGCTATGGTTTTTATTTTGAAAATCACCTTCGCGATGCAATCCATGCATTCAAATTTGACGGCAGGATAGACGTAGGCAGAAACCTTACCCGTCTCCTTAAAGACAATATTTTATATTTCTCTGAAATATTTGACTGCATAATCCCTGTTCCCGTAACAAACAAGAGGCTGAAAGAGAGGGGCTTTAACCAGTCATTCATTATAGGTGAAGAAATTTCTGCTATAACAAACAAACCATTACATCACTCCGTCCTCTACAAATCAAAGAGCACAAAGGATCAATACGCCCTCCACAGGGATGAGAGGAAAAAAAATATCAAAGGTGTTTTTTCGGTAAAAAATGGTGATAAAATAAAGGGCAAAAGGGCATTGCTTGTAGACGACCTTTTTACTACAGGCTACACGGCAAAAGAGGCGTCACGGATGCTTTTAAAGGCAGGCGCAGAAAGGATTATCTTTTTTGCCCTGGCGCGGACACCTTCATGA
- a CDS encoding 2,3-bisphosphoglycerate-independent phosphoglycerate mutase has protein sequence MIKDLLLTNSNKIIFLILDGLGDIPNPQFSFLTPLEAAKKPNIDKLALETGILGRIMPVDIGITPGSGPGHLSLFGYDPVTYEIGRGVLEVLGLNMDLQDGDLAARANFCTVKDGVVIDRRAGRIETKETERLCATIAKAIPEIEGVKIIVKPGKSHRFALIFRGKNLSDKLTDADPHKDNKPLAYSSPKSGEAEFSSTIINSFIKRALGLLKDEKIANGVLLRGFSMKPDMPAFSVNYNLNALAIATYPMYRGIAKVLGMDVKEEPKDYEEMVKILKDNYNSYQFFFMHIKETDTAGEDGNFAAKVDAIEKVDRIVPAIYDLKPHVLVITGDHSTPCPLKGHSWHPVPLLIVTQTGEKDGMTFHEKNCITGSIGTIYSKQLMSLVLAHGLKLDKYGA, from the coding sequence ATGATTAAAGACCTCTTATTAACAAATAGTAATAAGATTATATTCCTCATCCTCGATGGACTCGGAGACATACCGAATCCTCAATTTTCATTCCTTACCCCCCTTGAAGCGGCAAAAAAACCCAACATCGATAAACTTGCCTTGGAAACCGGTATTCTGGGGCGCATTATGCCCGTCGATATAGGCATAACACCGGGGAGCGGGCCCGGCCACCTGAGTCTCTTCGGGTATGACCCTGTAACATATGAAATCGGCAGGGGCGTCCTTGAGGTGTTGGGGCTCAATATGGATTTACAGGATGGCGACCTTGCGGCGCGCGCAAACTTCTGTACCGTAAAAGACGGAGTTGTCATAGACCGGAGGGCCGGGAGAATTGAAACAAAAGAAACGGAGCGCCTATGTGCGACAATTGCAAAAGCTATTCCCGAGATTGAAGGTGTCAAGATCATTGTAAAACCAGGAAAATCCCACCGTTTTGCACTCATATTCAGAGGCAAAAATCTCTCGGATAAACTAACCGATGCAGATCCCCACAAAGACAACAAGCCCCTTGCCTATTCATCCCCAAAATCGGGCGAAGCCGAATTCTCGAGTACAATAATTAACAGCTTCATAAAACGTGCTCTGGGGCTTTTAAAAGACGAGAAAATAGCAAACGGCGTTCTGTTAAGGGGTTTTTCCATGAAACCGGATATGCCGGCCTTTTCAGTGAACTACAACCTAAATGCCCTTGCAATTGCCACATATCCTATGTACCGCGGGATAGCAAAGGTGCTCGGCATGGATGTCAAAGAAGAGCCGAAAGACTATGAAGAAATGGTTAAGATTTTGAAGGACAATTACAATTCGTATCAATTTTTCTTCATGCATATAAAAGAGACCGACACTGCCGGAGAAGATGGAAATTTCGCTGCAAAAGTCGATGCCATCGAGAAGGTTGATAGAATAGTGCCTGCTATATACGATCTCAAGCCTCATGTTCTGGTGATTACCGGTGACCATTCAACCCCCTGCCCGCTCAAAGGTCATAGCTGGCATCCAGTGCCGCTTCTGATTGTTACACAAACGGGCGAAAAAGACGGGATGACCTTTCACGAAAAAAACTGCATTACCGGGAGTATTGGAACAATATACAGCAAACAACTCATGTCCCTCGTCCTTGCCCATGGGTTGAAGCTTGACAAATACGGTGCATAA